A genomic stretch from Flavobacterium humidisoli includes:
- the nadB gene encoding L-aspartate oxidase, translated as MLKTDILIIGSGISGLFFAMKIAKKRPDLSIVIMTKETAKNTNTQLAQGGIAVVTDHLKDSFNKHIHDTLRSGGGLCDKEIVNMVITQAPERLQELIEIGTSFDKDEKGQWNLGLEGGHSQHRILHHKDSSGQEIESKLLKIIKKMPNIELLENHMVIDINTETKKAKTTCAGVFFYEKKYNRIKYMRTRTIVLSTGGCGQLFENTTNPKIATGDGLAMAARAGAEIADMEYMQFHPTALFTGKENPLFLISEAVRGFGAHIVNDEGKRFLFKYDIRGELSTRDMVSTAISKELQSSGKKHVYLDCRHLDPKAFSNQFPVITAHCNALGIYPEKDLIPVVPAAHYQCGGVRVDKNGVTTIKNLYAIGECARTGLHGKNRLASNSLLEGLVFAHQASENVDRTIAEFIFSSQILIPKFPKAHQVDDYLAFEILKKELQKLVTAFYTSEERDAELAFEKIKELHNYAVSLTEAHEIMIPFIEFSNMIAVSLLIIKQCKTATDQKIC; from the coding sequence ATGCTTAAAACAGATATACTTATCATCGGTTCTGGTATTTCGGGATTATTTTTTGCCATGAAAATAGCAAAAAAACGTCCAGACTTATCTATTGTTATAATGACGAAAGAAACAGCTAAAAATACCAATACACAGCTTGCTCAAGGAGGTATTGCTGTAGTTACTGATCATTTAAAAGACAGTTTTAATAAGCACATACATGATACGCTTCGTTCTGGAGGTGGTTTGTGTGATAAAGAAATTGTTAACATGGTCATTACGCAAGCTCCAGAAAGACTTCAGGAATTAATCGAAATTGGAACTTCTTTTGACAAAGATGAAAAAGGCCAATGGAATCTCGGTTTAGAAGGAGGACATTCACAACACAGAATATTACATCATAAAGACAGCTCCGGACAGGAAATTGAGAGTAAACTGCTCAAGATTATTAAAAAAATGCCCAATATTGAACTCTTAGAGAATCATATGGTCATTGATATCAATACCGAAACAAAAAAAGCTAAAACTACTTGTGCCGGAGTTTTCTTTTATGAAAAAAAATACAATCGCATCAAATACATGAGAACACGTACTATTGTTCTAAGTACAGGCGGATGCGGGCAGCTTTTTGAAAATACAACTAATCCTAAAATTGCAACGGGTGACGGACTTGCAATGGCGGCACGTGCGGGAGCAGAAATTGCAGATATGGAATACATGCAGTTTCATCCAACAGCTTTATTTACAGGAAAAGAAAATCCATTGTTTTTGATTTCGGAAGCTGTTAGAGGGTTTGGCGCTCATATTGTAAATGATGAAGGAAAAAGGTTTTTATTTAAATATGATATCCGAGGCGAATTGTCTACACGAGATATGGTTTCAACTGCCATTAGTAAAGAACTTCAATCGAGCGGAAAAAAACATGTTTATTTAGACTGTAGACATTTAGATCCAAAAGCTTTTTCAAATCAATTTCCTGTCATCACAGCACATTGCAACGCATTAGGAATTTACCCTGAAAAAGATTTAATTCCTGTTGTTCCTGCCGCACATTATCAATGTGGCGGTGTTCGAGTAGACAAAAATGGAGTGACGACAATAAAAAATCTTTACGCCATCGGTGAATGCGCTAGAACAGGTCTTCATGGCAAAAACCGTCTGGCATCAAATTCTCTTCTTGAAGGTTTAGTCTTTGCACATCAGGCTTCAGAAAATGTAGACAGAACTATTGCCGAATTTATTTTTTCATCCCAAATACTAATTCCGAAGTTTCCAAAGGCACATCAAGTTGACGATTATCTTGCTTTTGAAATACTTAAAAAAGAATTGCAAAAACTGGTGACCGCTTTCTACACAAGCGAAGAACGCGATGCCGAATTGGCTTTTGAAAAAATAAAAGAGCTTCATAATTATGCCGTTTCACTTACAGAAGCACACGAAATTATGATTCCGTTTATCGAATTTTCTAATATGATTGCGGTTTCTTTATTGATAATTAAGCAATGTAAAACTGCAACGGACCAAAAAATATGCTGA
- the ric gene encoding iron-sulfur cluster repair di-iron protein, translating into MKLTSKTTIGEIVADDFKTAAVFTKFHIDFCCKGHRTIEEVCKKRDIEESALIEHIEKARNSSANQSFDYKSWSADMIADYITKTHHRYVEEKSPVILEYLNKLCGVHGAIHPELHEIHTIFSKTYLDLTAHMKREELVVFPFIKKMKIAHSKGQELETPPFLSIENPITTLKEDHITEGQRFKRIVALTNNYTPPLDSCNTYKVAFLMLEEFDKDLKKHIHLENNILFPKAIELEKTFEKVS; encoded by the coding sequence ATGAAACTAACAAGCAAAACAACCATTGGTGAAATCGTAGCAGATGATTTCAAAACAGCAGCCGTTTTTACAAAATTCCATATCGACTTTTGCTGCAAAGGACATCGAACAATCGAAGAAGTTTGCAAAAAAAGAGATATTGAAGAAAGTGCTCTTATTGAGCACATTGAAAAAGCAAGAAACAGTTCTGCCAATCAGTCTTTTGATTACAAAAGTTGGTCAGCCGACATGATTGCAGATTATATAACCAAAACCCATCATAGATATGTAGAAGAAAAGTCTCCTGTTATTTTGGAATATTTAAATAAATTGTGCGGTGTTCACGGTGCGATTCATCCTGAGCTTCATGAAATCCATACTATTTTTTCAAAAACGTATTTGGATCTCACGGCTCATATGAAACGAGAAGAGTTGGTTGTTTTTCCTTTTATAAAAAAAATGAAAATCGCACACAGTAAAGGTCAAGAACTGGAAACACCGCCTTTTTTATCTATCGAAAATCCCATTACAACATTAAAAGAGGATCATATAACCGAAGGACAGCGTTTTAAAAGAATTGTGGCATTAACCAATAATTATACACCGCCCCTTGACTCATGCAATACTTATAAAGTTGCTTTTCTGATGCTGGAAGAATTTGATAAAGATTTAAAGAAGCATATACATCTGGAAAACAATATCTTATTTCCAAAAGCAATTGAACTTGAAAAAACATTTGAAAAAGTGTCTTAA
- a CDS encoding ribonucleoside triphosphate reductase produces MEKYVIKRNGDYKPFEAYKIQDAIQKAFQSVNQPIDKRIFKTVLSSLEVKFSWPVEEIQDMIERALFENGYFQTMRSFIIYRHTRKLQREHINGLNDDTTDIDSTQTVEEYINQSDWRINANANISYSNAGLVSNTAGKVIANYWLDKIYNKEEGSAHRNGDIHIHDLDCLTGYCAGWSLRVLLNEGFNGVRGRVESRPPSHFREALGQMANFLGILQSEWAGAQAFSSFDTYLAPYVFKDQLSYEEVLKGIRSFVYNLNVPARWGQSPFTNITLDWNVPEDLKEQIPTRNDQHLFLNVNDKNLITEAKNRGAQKLIDLKYGDFQKEMNLINKAYYTIMTEGDANGQPFTFPIPTVNITEDFDWQGENVDLLFENTAKIGSSYFQNFIGSQYILDENGNRIENPEAYKPNAVRSMCCRLQLDLRELLKRGNGLFGSAEMTGSIGVVTINMARLGYLHKGNIISLFEHLDELLQIAKSTLEKKRIFIQQMYDRGLYPYTQRYLKHFKNHFSTIGVNGMNEMVLNFSEGKQNITDTSGIHFATEILDHIRLRMKEFQEETGNLYNLEATPAEGTTYRFAKEDKKRFPEILQAGQNENIYYTNSSQIPVDYTDDPFEALLLQDELQCKYTGGTVLHLYMREKISSPEACKNFVKKVLTSFKLPYITVTPIFSICPIHGYLNGEHEYCPKCDEILLNKNNQKHLAYENENA; encoded by the coding sequence ATGGAAAAATATGTAATCAAACGCAATGGAGATTATAAGCCTTTTGAAGCTTATAAAATTCAGGATGCCATTCAGAAAGCCTTTCAAAGCGTCAATCAGCCTATAGACAAGAGGATTTTTAAAACCGTTCTTTCTAGTCTTGAGGTAAAGTTTTCGTGGCCTGTAGAAGAAATTCAGGATATGATAGAAAGAGCGCTTTTTGAAAATGGATACTTCCAAACCATGCGTTCGTTTATAATTTATCGTCATACTAGAAAATTACAACGAGAACATATTAATGGTTTAAATGATGACACTACCGACATAGACAGTACGCAGACTGTTGAAGAATACATTAATCAATCCGATTGGAGAATTAATGCCAATGCTAATATTTCGTATTCAAACGCTGGCCTAGTCAGCAATACCGCAGGAAAAGTTATTGCCAATTATTGGCTCGATAAAATATACAATAAAGAAGAAGGTTCTGCTCATAGGAATGGCGACATACACATCCATGATTTGGATTGTCTTACCGGATACTGCGCTGGTTGGAGCCTACGTGTGCTATTAAATGAAGGTTTTAATGGCGTACGCGGCCGTGTCGAGAGCAGACCTCCTTCTCATTTTAGAGAAGCATTGGGGCAAATGGCTAATTTCTTAGGGATTTTGCAAAGCGAATGGGCAGGCGCTCAGGCTTTCAGTTCTTTTGATACGTATTTGGCTCCTTATGTCTTTAAAGATCAGCTTTCTTACGAAGAAGTTTTAAAAGGAATTAGAAGTTTTGTTTACAACCTAAATGTGCCTGCGCGTTGGGGACAATCGCCTTTTACAAACATTACTTTGGATTGGAATGTTCCCGAAGATTTAAAAGAACAGATTCCGACAAGAAATGATCAGCATTTGTTTTTGAATGTAAATGATAAAAATCTAATTACTGAAGCCAAAAACAGAGGTGCTCAAAAATTGATAGACTTAAAATATGGAGATTTCCAAAAAGAAATGAATCTCATTAATAAAGCCTATTATACGATTATGACCGAAGGAGATGCAAACGGACAGCCGTTTACGTTTCCGATTCCAACAGTAAATATTACAGAAGATTTTGACTGGCAAGGAGAAAATGTTGATTTATTATTTGAAAATACAGCTAAAATAGGTTCCTCTTATTTCCAGAATTTTATTGGAAGCCAATATATTTTGGATGAAAATGGAAATCGAATTGAAAATCCAGAAGCTTACAAACCAAATGCCGTACGAAGTATGTGCTGCCGATTACAGCTCGATTTAAGAGAATTATTGAAACGCGGAAATGGTCTTTTTGGTAGTGCAGAAATGACGGGAAGCATTGGTGTGGTAACCATAAACATGGCGCGTCTAGGATATTTGCATAAAGGAAATATCATTAGTTTATTTGAACATTTAGACGAATTGCTTCAAATAGCCAAATCTACTTTAGAGAAAAAAAGAATCTTTATCCAGCAAATGTACGACCGCGGACTTTATCCGTACACACAGCGCTATCTGAAACATTTTAAAAATCACTTTTCTACCATTGGAGTAAACGGAATGAATGAAATGGTGCTCAACTTTTCTGAAGGAAAACAAAATATAACGGACACCTCGGGAATACATTTCGCTACAGAAATCCTAGATCATATTCGATTGCGAATGAAGGAGTTTCAAGAAGAAACTGGCAATCTTTACAACCTAGAAGCAACACCCGCAGAAGGAACAACGTATCGTTTTGCAAAAGAAGATAAAAAGCGTTTTCCAGAGATTCTTCAAGCGGGACAAAACGAGAATATTTACTATACCAATAGTTCACAAATTCCGGTCGATTATACCGATGATCCTTTTGAAGCTTTATTACTTCAAGACGAATTGCAATGCAAATATACTGGCGGTACAGTTTTACATCTTTATATGAGAGAAAAAATAAGCAGTCCAGAAGCCTGCAAAAACTTCGTAAAAAAAGTTTTAACCAGCTTTAAACTGCCATACATTACCGTAACACCAATTTTCAGCATCTGCCCTATTCATGGCTATCTAAACGGAGAACATGAATATTGTCCAAAATGCGACGAAATTTTACTCAATAAAAACAATCAAAAACACTTGGCTTATGAAAACGAAAACGCTTAA
- the nrdD gene encoding anaerobic ribonucleoside-triphosphate reductase gives MKTKTLKILEEKKSQRSKCLVYTRVMGYHRPVESFNIGKKGEHQQRTHFEESIIY, from the coding sequence ATGAAAACGAAAACGCTTAAAATTCTAGAAGAAAAAAAATCCCAAAGAAGCAAATGTTTGGTTTATACACGTGTAATGGGATATCACAGACCTGTAGAAAGTTTTAATATTGGAAAAAAAGGTGAACACCAACAGCGTACCCATTTCGAAGAAAGCATTATCTATTAA
- a CDS encoding anaerobic ribonucleoside-triphosphate reductase activating protein, whose protein sequence is MEKKVNTNSVPISKKALSIKGIFSLTPFTLLDYPHKTACIVWFAGCNMRCLYCYNPEIVLGKGKIDFDSVLLFLKTRKGLLDGVVLSGGECTLHKKIIDFIKEIKAMGFEVKIDTNGSNPKILNSLIRDQLIDYVALDYKSLPHTFKKLTQSGLFSEFEESLQLLIQSKIPFEIRTTFHSSLIKENDFVNMIAYLESKNFEGNYYVQHFMNNVPTLSKLDDSNKEIQLKDFSTPKIKVIFRD, encoded by the coding sequence TTGGAAAAAAAGGTGAACACCAACAGCGTACCCATTTCGAAGAAAGCATTATCTATTAAAGGAATATTTAGCCTCACGCCTTTTACTTTATTAGATTATCCGCATAAAACAGCCTGCATAGTGTGGTTTGCGGGCTGTAACATGCGGTGTTTATACTGCTACAATCCAGAGATTGTTTTAGGAAAAGGAAAAATAGATTTCGATTCTGTTCTTTTGTTCCTTAAAACGAGAAAAGGCTTATTAGACGGAGTAGTTTTAAGCGGTGGCGAATGCACTTTACACAAAAAAATAATTGATTTCATAAAAGAAATCAAAGCAATGGGATTTGAGGTTAAAATAGACACCAACGGTTCCAATCCAAAAATATTAAATAGCCTGATTCGTGATCAATTAATTGATTATGTCGCGTTAGATTATAAAAGTCTTCCTCATACCTTTAAAAAACTAACGCAGTCAGGCTTATTTTCTGAATTTGAAGAAAGTTTACAACTCTTGATTCAATCGAAAATTCCATTTGAAATCCGTACCACTTTTCATTCTTCTTTAATTAAAGAAAATGATTTTGTGAATATGATTGCCTATTTAGAATCAAAGAATTTTGAAGGAAACTATTATGTACAGCATTTTATGAATAATGTGCCAACACTTTCAAAACTAGACGATTCGAATAAAGAAATACAGCTTAAAGATTTTTCAACTCCAAAAATAAAAGTTATTTTCAGAGATTGA
- a CDS encoding copper resistance protein CopD — MTLHHFVLIIHLLAATIWVGGHLLLAICYLPTALKKKDPQIILNFEKKFETLGMSSLALLIITGIWMAYDFGIKAETWFHFSSGFEKVVSIKLILLFCTFICAVCAQFFVIPNLNKNNIYRIAIIILTVTSIGVAMLALGSTLRYGGI; from the coding sequence ATGACTTTACATCATTTTGTACTTATAATTCATCTACTAGCGGCGACAATTTGGGTTGGCGGACATTTACTTTTAGCTATTTGTTATCTTCCAACAGCATTAAAGAAAAAAGATCCGCAGATTATTTTAAATTTTGAAAAAAAATTTGAAACACTAGGCATGTCTTCTCTTGCTTTATTAATTATTACAGGAATCTGGATGGCGTATGATTTTGGCATAAAAGCAGAAACCTGGTTTCATTTTTCGAGCGGATTTGAAAAAGTAGTTTCCATAAAACTGATTTTACTTTTCTGCACTTTTATCTGTGCCGTGTGCGCGCAATTTTTTGTTATTCCGAATCTTAATAAAAATAATATTTATAGAATTGCCATAATTATTTTAACGGTTACTTCAATAGGAGTTGCAATGCTGGCTTTAGGATCGACATTGCGTTATGGCGGAATTTAA
- the aspT gene encoding aspartate-alanine antiporter — protein MVTAILRAHSELALFLCLALGFLIGRIKIGTFKIGVVLGTLFAGVLIGQLDIEIPDIVKTIFFDFFLFSTGYKVGPQFFQGFKKNAFPQLLLTLVICLSCLLVAYSISTFLGYDVGTAAGLLAGAFSESTVIGTASDAISHLNLADAEKSRLINNIPVAYSVTYLVGAASFVFFLTGIAPKLLGIDLVQESDKIAETISGETEYGPGMKSAYQRWIIRAYRITNEKWTGISISEFERLISNKNIVIQRIRHKNQLLDPKPDTIIQKDDVMVIMGQHGIILDSLFSIGPEVLDEELLNFPLAHLDVTITNNAIEGMTVKLLRKSSFYHGLMLNKITRENHEIPLESKTVLNRGDILNLSGRPAKLEEAAKEIGYLDRLSPETDIIFVGLGIVLGGLLGLLSVTLFGVSVTLTTSGGALVMGLVFGWLHSRTPVFGRIPEPALWIFDNVGLAAFIGLVGLAAGPSFISGLKETGFGILIAGVAVALIPHIIGLYFGRYILKINPLILLGAQTGAGTSTIGLKAVQDASGSKFPVLGYTIPYALANILLTAFGPILVGMMS, from the coding sequence ATGGTTACAGCTATACTTAGAGCACATTCTGAACTGGCACTTTTCTTATGCTTGGCTCTTGGATTCTTAATAGGACGTATTAAGATCGGTACATTTAAAATTGGTGTCGTATTAGGAACTTTGTTTGCTGGAGTGCTAATTGGTCAGTTGGATATTGAAATTCCAGATATTGTAAAAACTATTTTCTTTGATTTTTTCCTGTTTTCTACAGGATATAAAGTTGGCCCTCAATTTTTTCAAGGTTTTAAAAAAAATGCATTTCCGCAATTACTGCTCACTTTGGTAATTTGTTTATCCTGCCTATTAGTGGCATATTCTATCTCTACTTTTTTAGGGTATGATGTAGGAACAGCGGCGGGATTATTGGCAGGAGCGTTTTCTGAATCGACTGTAATTGGTACCGCTTCAGATGCTATTAGCCACTTAAATCTTGCTGATGCAGAAAAAAGCAGATTAATCAATAATATTCCTGTAGCCTATTCTGTAACTTATCTTGTAGGTGCGGCATCTTTTGTTTTTTTTCTAACTGGAATTGCTCCAAAATTGCTTGGCATTGATTTAGTTCAAGAAAGCGATAAAATAGCTGAAACCATTTCAGGAGAAACTGAATATGGTCCAGGAATGAAAAGCGCTTATCAGAGGTGGATTATTCGAGCCTATAGAATAACAAATGAGAAATGGACTGGAATTAGTATAAGCGAATTTGAAAGATTGATATCTAATAAGAATATTGTGATTCAGAGGATACGCCATAAAAATCAATTGCTAGATCCAAAACCCGATACTATAATTCAAAAAGATGATGTAATGGTTATTATGGGACAGCATGGAATCATTTTGGACAGTCTCTTTTCTATTGGGCCAGAAGTATTGGACGAAGAATTGTTAAATTTCCCACTAGCACATTTAGATGTTACAATCACCAATAATGCAATAGAAGGGATGACGGTAAAGTTGCTTCGAAAAAGCAGTTTTTATCATGGATTAATGCTAAACAAAATAACGAGAGAAAATCATGAAATACCGCTCGAATCGAAAACGGTTTTAAATAGAGGTGATATTTTGAATCTTTCAGGCAGACCTGCAAAACTGGAAGAAGCAGCGAAGGAAATAGGTTATCTGGATCGTTTAAGCCCAGAGACTGATATTATTTTTGTTGGTTTGGGTATTGTCCTTGGTGGACTTTTAGGTTTGCTTTCGGTAACTTTATTTGGAGTTTCGGTAACTTTAACCACAAGTGGCGGTGCGTTGGTAATGGGACTAGTTTTTGGCTGGCTGCATTCAAGAACTCCAGTTTTTGGCAGAATTCCAGAACCAGCCTTGTGGATATTTGACAACGTTGGTCTTGCAGCATTTATTGGACTCGTTGGTCTAGCCGCTGGTCCAAGTTTTATCTCAGGTCTTAAAGAAACCGGATTTGGTATTTTAATAGCCGGTGTGGCTGTAGCCTTAATTCCTCATATCATCGGACTGTATTTTGGAAGATATATATTAAAAATAAATCCCCTCATCTTACTTGGCGCTCAAACAGGTGCAGGAACATCAACAATTGGATTAAAAGCAGTTCAAGATGCATCGGGCAGTAAATTTCCCGTTTTAGGTTATACTATTCCCTACGCTTTGGCCAATATACTATTGACTGCTTTCGGGCCCATACTTGTAGGTATGATGTCATAA
- a CDS encoding GNAT family N-acetyltransferase, whose amino-acid sequence MHIIYQSPKIIIREFLPEEKQTFLNLFKDKQVTQYLPDTSPERCAEMFNELQENYKNKNLSRWAIFNPVDNSFIGMCVARIFVHNTDQIEIGYVLSREYWGKGFATEVCRAITQYSFENTKTNEVVAITDLENAGSQNVLQKVGFKRLSNLIRNQEELAYFKIERL is encoded by the coding sequence ATGCATATTATTTATCAAAGCCCAAAAATAATTATCCGCGAATTTCTGCCTGAGGAAAAACAGACATTCTTAAATCTTTTTAAAGATAAGCAGGTAACGCAATATCTTCCTGATACTTCACCAGAAAGATGTGCCGAAATGTTTAACGAACTGCAAGAAAATTATAAAAACAAAAATCTTAGCCGATGGGCGATATTCAACCCTGTAGATAATAGTTTTATAGGAATGTGTGTTGCTCGTATTTTTGTACACAATACAGATCAGATAGAGATCGGGTATGTGCTTAGCAGGGAATACTGGGGAAAAGGTTTTGCTACAGAAGTATGCAGGGCTATAACGCAATATAGTTTTGAAAATACAAAGACAAATGAAGTTGTAGCCATAACTGATCTTGAGAATGCCGGATCGCAAAATGTGCTGCAGAAAGTTGGGTTTAAACGATTAAGCAATCTGATAAGAAACCAAGAGGAACTTGCTTATTTTAAGATAGAGAGATTGTAG
- a CDS encoding LytR/AlgR family response regulator transcription factor produces MTKKINCIILDDEPFAVKLIADYASKISRLNVLYADSDVFKAIEVLNTESVDLIFIDIQMPQLTGIELMQMFNQKYNFIITSAYPQYALEAFQFHVIDYLLKPITFNRFYQSVEKFIRWQETFQTNEKSGADFLFVKADRKHYKIALNDILYIEGLRDYIRIHTNDEKIMALENMKDILEKLPDQFIRIHRSYIIPKDKIKVIDGNQILMKSGNALPIGETYRKLVSEWLM; encoded by the coding sequence ATGACTAAAAAAATAAACTGCATTATTCTGGATGACGAGCCATTTGCTGTAAAATTAATTGCCGATTACGCATCAAAAATTTCAAGGTTAAATGTTCTGTATGCAGACAGCGATGTCTTTAAAGCAATTGAAGTTTTAAATACAGAGTCGGTCGATTTGATTTTTATTGATATTCAGATGCCACAATTGACTGGAATTGAATTGATGCAGATGTTCAATCAGAAATATAATTTTATCATTACATCGGCTTATCCACAATATGCGCTTGAAGCTTTTCAATTTCATGTGATTGATTATTTGTTGAAACCCATTACTTTTAATCGATTTTACCAAAGTGTAGAAAAGTTCATTCGTTGGCAGGAAACTTTTCAAACTAACGAAAAATCTGGAGCTGATTTTCTATTTGTAAAAGCTGACCGAAAGCACTATAAAATTGCATTAAACGATATTTTATATATTGAAGGATTACGAGATTATATCCGTATTCATACTAATGACGAAAAGATTATGGCATTGGAGAACATGAAAGATATTTTGGAGAAACTTCCGGATCAGTTTATTCGAATTCATCGTTCGTATATTATCCCAAAAGATAAAATAAAAGTTATTGACGGAAACCAGATTTTAATGAAAAGCGGGAATGCTTTGCCAATAGGAGAGACGTATAGAAAGTTGGTTAGTGAGTGGTTGATGTAG
- a CDS encoding sensor histidine kinase: MYKGTVTKKLECLIHFIYWILIFYFTFVKNPIGRQFFLPDLFLCTYFIVFIITFYFNYLIVMKTVFKTFKWERLFAGVFVSYLVFTFLRFFFEQIITKLLFDKVNYTNVNFLNYMLDNLHYSSMAIILSSFLWFVIYSIRLLEYNKLILEENKNTEIKFLKAQINPHFVFNTLNNIYSMVYFQSDKSLIAIDKLSQIMRFTTYESQKEKIKLSDEVAYIKAYIELEQLRHQDNVRVDFNVDIKNEFEEIPPYILSPLVENALKHGAVSESEPIEIQLKVSSEKLIFKVKNKIGTQKKDSLGGIGLDNLQKRLQIHYPEKHQLIITKEENHFTAELEIDLK, from the coding sequence ATGTATAAAGGAACCGTTACCAAAAAACTAGAATGTCTAATTCATTTTATTTATTGGATTTTAATTTTTTATTTCACTTTCGTGAAAAACCCGATTGGGAGACAATTTTTTTTACCTGATCTTTTTCTTTGTACTTACTTTATCGTTTTTATTATTACGTTCTATTTTAATTATTTGATTGTAATGAAAACGGTTTTTAAGACTTTTAAATGGGAAAGGCTTTTTGCAGGAGTTTTTGTTTCGTATCTGGTTTTTACTTTTCTGAGATTCTTTTTTGAGCAAATTATAACCAAACTTTTATTTGATAAAGTAAATTATACCAATGTTAATTTTCTGAATTATATGCTCGACAATTTGCATTACAGCAGTATGGCGATTATTTTGAGTTCGTTTCTTTGGTTTGTTATTTATTCGATTCGTCTTTTAGAATATAACAAGCTTATTCTAGAAGAAAATAAGAATACCGAAATCAAATTTTTGAAAGCTCAGATCAATCCGCACTTTGTATTTAATACTTTAAATAACATTTATTCAATGGTTTATTTTCAGTCAGATAAGTCGTTAATTGCAATTGATAAATTGAGCCAGATTATGCGTTTTACAACTTATGAATCTCAGAAAGAAAAGATTAAACTTTCAGACGAAGTTGCTTATATTAAAGCGTATATTGAACTGGAACAATTAAGGCATCAGGACAATGTTCGAGTTGATTTTAATGTCGATATCAAAAATGAATTTGAAGAAATTCCGCCATACATTTTGTCACCATTGGTAGAAAATGCTTTAAAGCACGGAGCCGTTTCAGAGTCAGAACCAATAGAAATTCAGCTAAAAGTTTCTTCTGAAAAATTAATTTTTAAAGTGAAGAATAAAATCGGAACACAAAAAAAGGATAGTTTGGGAGGGATTGGATTGGATAATTTGCAAAAACGTTTACAAATTCATTATCCCGAAAAACACCAATTAATAATCACCAAAGAAGAAAACCATTTCACGGCTGAATTAGAAATAGATTTAAAATGA